In Helicobacter pylori, a single genomic region encodes these proteins:
- the mobA gene encoding molybdenum cofactor guanylyltransferase MobA, translating to MKNPIIENIPCVLLAGGKSSRFTINNIQINKALMPLKSYPSLLEYQYTRLLKLFKQVIISTKKSYALNAPYLLEKESGLFSPLFGIHNAFLTLQTPYIFFIAIDTPLVSFESIKALCEIKNFSVVYAKSPTKEHYLISLWHQSILNALNYAIKTQNYRLSDLIKNASSTAIHFDKEEEFLNLNTLKDYELAVQILKEGANG from the coding sequence TTGAAAAACCCTATCATTGAAAACATTCCTTGCGTTTTATTAGCTGGGGGCAAAAGCTCTCGTTTCACCATCAATAACATTCAAATCAATAAGGCTCTCATGCCTTTAAAATCGTATCCTAGCCTTTTAGAATACCAATACACACGCCTTTTAAAACTTTTCAAACAAGTCATTATCAGCACTAAAAAATCTTACGCACTAAACGCTCCCTATCTTTTAGAAAAAGAGAGCGGCCTTTTTTCACCCCTTTTTGGCATTCATAACGCTTTTTTAACGCTGCAAACCCCTTATATTTTTTTTATCGCCATAGATACGCCTTTAGTGTCCTTTGAAAGCATTAAGGCTCTTTGTGAAATTAAAAACTTTAGCGTAGTCTATGCTAAAAGCCCCACAAAAGAACATTATTTGATTTCTTTGTGGCATCAAAGTATCCTTAACGCCCTTAATTACGCCATTAAAACGCAAAATTATCGCTTGAGCGATCTTATCAAAAACGCCTCTTCAACCGCTATCCATTTTGATAAAGAAGAAGAATTTTTAAACCTCAACACCCTAAAAGACTATGAATTAGCCGTTCAAATTTTAAAAGAGGGAGCAAATGGCTGA
- a CDS encoding 5-formyltetrahydrofolate cyclo-ligase has translation MFRDFCKERLKRAKPTKDKALRDKLACKLLFWKLKDYQNILLYSPLGHELDIRPLILKLRQKNKRVWLPKSIKKGANFSKEGFTIAPFRLPLRRLGWFDEPSLSRYYKRELDCIVVPILGMDTSFRRVGFGLGMYDRSLPQLFKRRLKRPLIVFVSRELALANGVLTNAYDIEADLYMNARIVMKNDKRKHYEQRVNLHFIRSLSSVFDYRFNHVLCDEKDLLR, from the coding sequence ATTTTTAGAGATTTTTGTAAAGAACGCTTGAAAAGGGCTAAACCAACCAAAGATAAAGCACTCAGGGATAAACTGGCTTGCAAGCTTTTATTTTGGAAACTCAAAGATTATCAAAATATTTTATTGTATAGCCCATTAGGGCATGAGCTTGACATCAGGCCTTTGATTTTGAAGTTAAGACAAAAAAATAAGCGCGTGTGGTTGCCTAAAAGCATCAAAAAAGGCGCTAATTTTTCTAAAGAGGGTTTCACTATCGCGCCCTTTAGGTTGCCCTTAAGGCGTTTGGGGTGGTTTGATGAGCCGAGTTTATCGCGCTATTATAAGCGGGAATTGGATTGTATTGTCGTGCCGATCTTAGGGATGGATACAAGCTTTAGGCGCGTGGGTTTTGGGCTAGGCATGTATGATAGGAGTTTGCCCCAATTATTCAAAAGGCGGCTAAAACGCCCCTTAATCGTGTTTGTGAGTAGGGAATTAGCTCTAGCTAATGGTGTTCTTACAAACGCTTATGACATTGAAGCGGATCTTTACATGAATGCTCGTATCGTTATGAAGAATGATAAAAGGAAACATTATGAGCAGCGGGTTAATTTACATTTCATTAGAAGTCTTAGTAGCGTGTTTGATTACCGCTTTAATCATGTATTATGTGATGAAAAAGATCTATTACGCTAG
- the moaA gene encoding GTP 3',8-cyclase MoaA → MLVDSFNRVIDYIRVSVTKQCNFRCQYCMPTTPLDFFDDEELLPLDNALEFLKIAIDEGVKKIRITGGEPLLRKGLDEFIAKLHAYNKEVALVLSTNGFLLKKMAKGLKDAGLSRVNVSLDSLKSDRVLKISQKDALKNALEGIEESLKVGLKLKLNMVVMKGVNDDEILELLEYAKNRSIQIRYIEFMENTHAKSLVKGLKEEEILDLIAQKYKIMGMEKPKQGSSKIYTLENGYQFGIIAPHSDDFCQSCNRIRLASDGKICPCLYYQDAIDAKEAIINKDTKMMKRLLKQSIINKPEKNMWNDKNNDTSTRAFYYTGG, encoded by the coding sequence GTGTTAGTAGATAGTTTCAATAGGGTTATTGATTATATTAGGGTGTCTGTAACCAAACAATGTAATTTCAGGTGTCAGTATTGCATGCCTACCACGCCATTAGATTTTTTTGATGATGAAGAATTATTGCCTTTGGATAATGCTTTAGAATTTCTTAAAATCGCCATTGATGAAGGCGTTAAAAAAATCAGAATCACGGGTGGTGAGCCATTGTTACGCAAGGGTTTAGACGAGTTTATCGCTAAACTACACGCTTACAATAAGGAAGTGGCGTTAGTTTTAAGCACTAATGGTTTTTTACTCAAAAAAATGGCTAAGGGTTTAAAAGATGCTGGGTTATCACGGGTGAATGTTTCATTGGATTCTTTAAAAAGCGATAGGGTTTTAAAAATCTCTCAAAAAGACGCCCTTAAAAATGCGCTAGAAGGGATTGAAGAGTCCTTAAAGGTGGGTTTAAAACTCAAATTAAACATGGTTGTGATGAAAGGCGTTAATGATGATGAAATCTTAGAGCTTTTAGAGTATGCAAAAAACAGAAGCATACAAATCCGCTACATTGAATTTATGGAAAATACGCATGCTAAAAGTTTGGTTAAAGGCTTGAAAGAGGAAGAAATTTTAGATTTGATCGCTCAAAAATATAAGATTATGGGCATGGAAAAACCCAAACAAGGGTCTTCTAAAATCTACACGCTAGAAAATGGCTATCAATTTGGCATTATCGCTCCGCATAGCGATGACTTTTGCCAATCTTGCAATCGTATCCGTTTGGCTTCTGATGGCAAGATTTGCCCATGTTTATACTATCAAGACGCCATAGACGCTAAAGAGGCGATCATCAATAAAGATACAAAAATGATGAAAAGGCTTTTAAAACAATCTATCATCAATAAACCAGAAAAAAACATGTGGAATGATAAAAATAACGACACTTCCACAAGGGCGTTTTACTACACAGGGGGGTAG
- a CDS encoding tyrosine--tRNA ligase, which translates to MEQKISTALKEIKRGANEVIGLEYIEKLVRKYYETNERFIVKAGFDPTAPDLHLGHTVLIQKLALLQQYGARVKFLIGDFTAMIGDPTGKNETRKPLNREQVLENAKTYEEQIYKILDQQHTEVCFNSTWLDTLGAKGMIELCAKFSVARMLERDDFAKRYKENRPISIVEFLYPLLQGYDSVAMDADIELGGNDQKFNLLVGRFLQRAYGLNKEQSVITMPLLEGLDGVQKMSKSLGNYVGITEEPNAMFGKIMSVSDDLMWRYYTLLSAKTLEEIEDLKHGILNQTLHPKAVKEDLAGEIVARYYDNDQAIKAKEQFSKVFSANLLPEILLESDFDEGVGILDVLKQIGFCPSTSQARRDIQGGGVKINQEVVKNESYRFVKGNYVIQLGKKRFMKLNIN; encoded by the coding sequence ATGGAACAAAAAATCAGTACCGCCTTAAAAGAGATCAAAAGAGGCGCTAATGAAGTCATTGGATTAGAATATATTGAAAAGCTGGTGAGAAAATATTACGAAACCAATGAACGCTTTATCGTTAAAGCCGGGTTTGATCCTACCGCTCCCGATTTGCATTTAGGGCATACGGTATTGATCCAAAAACTGGCTTTATTGCAGCAATATGGGGCTAGGGTCAAGTTTTTGATTGGGGATTTTACCGCTATGATAGGCGATCCTACAGGGAAAAATGAAACCAGAAAGCCCTTAAACCGGGAGCAAGTCTTAGAAAACGCTAAAACTTATGAAGAGCAAATCTATAAAATTTTAGATCAACAACACACCGAAGTGTGCTTTAATTCCACTTGGTTGGATACTTTAGGTGCAAAGGGCATGATAGAATTGTGTGCGAAGTTTTCAGTCGCTAGAATGCTAGAAAGGGACGATTTTGCTAAACGCTACAAAGAAAACCGCCCCATTAGCATCGTGGAATTTTTATACCCTTTGTTGCAAGGCTATGATTCAGTAGCGATGGATGCGGATATTGAGCTTGGGGGCAATGATCAAAAGTTTAATTTGCTGGTGGGGCGCTTTTTGCAACGGGCTTATGGCTTGAATAAAGAGCAGTCTGTCATCACCATGCCTTTATTAGAGGGGCTTGATGGGGTGCAAAAAATGAGTAAAAGCTTGGGGAATTATGTGGGGATCACTGAAGAGCCTAATGCGATGTTTGGGAAGATCATGAGCGTGAGCGATGATCTCATGTGGCGCTATTACACCCTTTTGAGTGCTAAGACTTTAGAAGAAATTGAAGACTTAAAACATGGTATTTTAAATCAAACCTTGCACCCTAAAGCCGTTAAAGAAGATCTTGCTGGTGAAATCGTGGCTCGTTATTATGATAATGATCAAGCCATCAAGGCTAAAGAGCAATTTTCTAAAGTGTTTAGCGCAAACCTTTTGCCTGAAATTTTATTAGAGAGCGATTTTGATGAGGGAGTGGGGATTTTAGATGTTTTAAAACAGATTGGCTTTTGCCCATCCACTTCACAAGCCAGGCGTGATATTCAAGGGGGAGGGGTAAAGATTAATCAAGAAGTGGTAAAAAATGAGAGTTATCGTTTTGTTAAAGGAAATTATGTTATACAGCTTGGTAAGAAAAGATTTATGAAATTAAATATTAACTAA
- a CDS encoding YkgJ family cysteine cluster protein has protein sequence MDLETNLCKIYESRPLICRIDGAHKKLYSHIPLKEFYAKNAEVCNALQEANHMDISFRVILNQ, from the coding sequence TTGGATTTAGAAACCAATCTGTGCAAGATTTATGAATCCCGCCCGTTAATTTGCAGGATTGATGGAGCGCACAAAAAGCTTTATTCCCACATTCCGCTTAAGGAGTTTTATGCCAAAAACGCAGAGGTTTGTAACGCTTTGCAAGAAGCAAACCACATGGATATAAGTTTTAGGGTTATTCTTAATCAATAA
- a CDS encoding N-acetylmuramoyl-L-alanine amidase — protein sequence MLVRLGVVACLFWLHFAYATTLKIINIVPFGSSSVKMVFNQEIKKFKEVPLKNFKSYLELEAVLTIPKKHYQFSKQSFITIVQFSPKLARVVIGYAPKMTYEIKILKNKLYVSIVEKKPLIRHQMTPKPPKHHALKHQTPKPTPKPIKKEAKEAKEKTPTKHAHSKHAHSPLNERSAKKEIPKKEIPKKEAENESKNQIFIAEKNDTWIKTKRKKHKKIVLDAGHGGKDCGAMSANLVCEKDIVLEVVKFLHKELKKRGYSVLLTRDKDIYIDLVARTELANKKSADLFISVHANSIPKRSTSNAHGIETYFLSTARSERARKVAEQENKDDVNLMDYFSKSLFLNSLNTQRLIVSNKLAIDVQYGMLQSVRKNYPDVVDGGVREGPFWVLAGALMPSILIEIGYNSHAIESKRIQSKPYQKILAKGIADGIDSFFSKND from the coding sequence GTGCTTGTGAGGTTAGGGGTTGTTGCATGTCTTTTTTGGTTGCATTTTGCTTATGCGACAACCCTTAAAATCATCAACATTGTGCCTTTTGGTTCTAGCAGTGTCAAAATGGTGTTTAATCAAGAAATTAAAAAATTCAAAGAAGTTCCGCTCAAAAATTTTAAGAGTTATTTGGAATTAGAAGCGGTTCTAACCATTCCTAAAAAGCATTACCAATTCTCCAAGCAATCTTTCATCACGATCGTGCAATTCAGCCCTAAATTAGCGCGAGTGGTTATCGGCTATGCTCCTAAGATGACTTATGAGATTAAAATCCTTAAAAACAAGCTCTATGTTTCTATCGTGGAGAAAAAACCCTTAATAAGGCATCAAATGACGCCCAAACCACCCAAACACCATGCACTCAAACACCAGACGCCAAAACCCACCCCTAAGCCCATTAAAAAAGAGGCTAAAGAGGCTAAGGAGAAAACGCCAACTAAGCATGCGCATTCAAAACACGCGCACTCTCCATTGAACGAAAGGAGCGCTAAAAAAGAAATTCCTAAAAAAGAAATTCCTAAAAAAGAAGCGGAAAATGAGAGTAAGAACCAAATCTTTATAGCAGAAAAAAATGATACTTGGATCAAAACCAAGCGCAAAAAACACAAAAAGATCGTTTTGGACGCTGGGCATGGGGGGAAAGATTGTGGGGCGATGAGCGCGAATTTGGTGTGTGAAAAGGACATTGTTTTAGAAGTGGTGAAGTTTTTGCATAAAGAGCTTAAAAAAAGAGGTTATAGCGTTTTATTGACAAGGGATAAGGACATTTACATTGATTTAGTGGCCCGAACGGAATTAGCCAATAAAAAAAGCGCGGATTTATTCATCTCAGTGCATGCCAATTCCATCCCTAAACGCTCCACCTCTAACGCCCATGGCATAGAGACTTATTTTTTATCCACCGCAAGGAGTGAAAGGGCTAGGAAAGTGGCTGAGCAAGAAAATAAAGACGATGTGAATTTGATGGATTATTTTTCTAAAAGTTTGTTTTTAAATTCATTGAACACGCAGCGATTGATCGTCTCTAACAAATTAGCGATTGACGTGCAATACGGCATGCTCCAGAGTGTCCGCAAAAATTACCCTGATGTGGTGGATGGGGGTGTTAGAGAGGGGCCTTTTTGGGTGTTGGCCGGGGCTTTAATGCCTTCAATTTTAATAGAAATTGGTTATAATTCCCATGCGATAGAATCTAAACGCATCCAAAGCAAACCGTATCAAAAAATCTTGGCTAAGGGCATTGCTGATGGCATTGATAGTTTCTTCAGCAAGAATGATTAG
- the flhB gene encoding flagellar biosynthesis protein FlhB, which translates to MAEEEKTELPSAKKIQKAREEGNVPKSMEVVGVLGLLAGLMSIFVFFIWWVDGFSEMYRHVLKDFSLDFSKESVQELFNQLAKDTFLLLLPVLIILMVVAFLSNVLQFGWLFAPKVIEPKFSKINPINGVKNLFSLKKLLDGSLITLKVFLAFFLGFFIFSLFLGELNHAALLNLKGQLLWFKSKALWLISSLLFLFFVLAFVDLVIKRRQYTHSLKMTKQEVKDEYKQQEGNPEIKAKIRQMMVKNATNKMMQEIPKANVVVTNPTHYAVALKFDEEHPVPVVVAKGTDYLAIRIKGIAREHDIEIIENKTLARELYRDVKLNAAIPEELFEAVAIVFAQVAKLEQERQKQKIIKPL; encoded by the coding sequence ATGGCTGAAGAAGAAAAAACCGAACTCCCTAGCGCGAAAAAAATCCAAAAAGCCAGAGAAGAGGGCAATGTGCCTAAGAGCATGGAAGTGGTGGGGGTTTTAGGGTTATTGGCTGGGCTGATGAGTATTTTTGTTTTTTTTATATGGTGGGTGGATGGTTTTAGCGAGATGTATCGCCATGTGTTGAAAGATTTCTCCCTAGATTTTAGCAAAGAAAGCGTTCAAGAGCTGTTTAACCAGCTGGCTAAAGACACTTTTTTATTGCTTTTGCCTGTTTTAATCATTTTAATGGTGGTGGCGTTTTTGTCTAATGTCTTGCAGTTTGGCTGGCTCTTTGCCCCTAAAGTCATTGAACCCAAATTTTCTAAAATCAACCCTATCAATGGCGTCAAAAACCTTTTTTCTTTAAAAAAGCTCCTTGATGGGAGTTTGATCACTTTAAAAGTTTTTTTAGCTTTTTTCCTGGGGTTTTTCATCTTTTCCTTGTTTTTAGGGGAATTAAACCATGCGGCTCTTTTGAATCTAAAAGGCCAGTTATTGTGGTTTAAAAGCAAGGCGTTATGGCTCATTTCTTCGCTTTTGTTTTTATTTTTTGTCTTGGCTTTTGTGGATTTAGTGATCAAACGCCGCCAATACACCCACTCTTTAAAAATGACCAAGCAAGAAGTTAAAGACGAATACAAACAGCAAGAAGGAAACCCAGAAATCAAAGCCAAAATCCGCCAAATGATGGTAAAAAACGCCACGAATAAAATGATGCAAGAAATCCCCAAAGCCAATGTCGTGGTGACTAACCCTACCCATTATGCCGTCGCTCTCAAATTTGATGAAGAACACCCTGTGCCGGTGGTGGTGGCTAAAGGCACGGATTATTTAGCCATTAGGATTAAGGGCATCGCCAGAGAGCATGATATAGAAATTATAGAAAATAAAACGCTCGCTAGAGAGCTTTATAGGGATGTGAAATTAAACGCTGCCATACCAGAAGAATTGTTTGAAGCGGTGGCGATAGTCTTTGCTCAAGTGGCTAAATTAGAGCAAGAACGCCAAAAACAAAAGATCATCAAACCTCTTTAA
- the ftsY gene encoding signal recognition particle-docking protein FtsY, whose product MFNFFKKIVNKIKGEEVKEEAKEKKRQSVPKEELEEILIGFDIQYDLIESLLNHLGDSITPKQLEVALLRFVRGESYYDKTRLKTITTKPLVHLIVGVNGAGKTTTIAKLAKLSLKQHKKALLGAGDTFRAAAVKQLQLWGEKLNIQVISAKEGSDPSSLAYNTIESAIAKNIDEVFIDTAGRLHNQTNLKNELSKIARTCSKVLKDAPFYKFLILDGTQGSSGLTQAKIFHETLALDGVIMTKLDGTSKGGAILSVLYELKLPILYLGMGEKEDDLIAFDEERFIEDLVDAVFVGQ is encoded by the coding sequence ATGTTTAATTTTTTCAAAAAAATTGTCAATAAAATTAAGGGTGAAGAGGTTAAAGAAGAGGCTAAAGAGAAAAAGCGCCAAAGCGTTCCTAAAGAGGAATTAGAAGAAATTTTGATTGGCTTTGACATTCAATACGATTTGATAGAGAGCTTGTTAAATCATTTAGGCGATTCAATCACGCCCAAGCAATTAGAAGTCGCTTTGTTGCGTTTCGTGCGTGGGGAAAGCTATTATGATAAAACCCGCCTAAAGACCATCACCACAAAGCCCTTAGTGCATTTGATCGTGGGGGTTAATGGGGCGGGCAAGACTACAACGATCGCCAAACTCGCCAAGCTCTCTTTAAAACAGCATAAAAAAGCGCTTTTAGGAGCCGGCGACACTTTTAGAGCGGCCGCAGTCAAACAGCTCCAATTATGGGGCGAAAAGCTTAACATTCAAGTCATTAGCGCTAAAGAAGGGAGCGATCCAAGCTCTCTAGCTTATAACACCATAGAAAGCGCGATCGCTAAAAATATAGATGAAGTTTTTATAGACACCGCCGGGAGGTTACACAACCAGACCAACCTTAAAAACGAGCTTTCTAAAATCGCGCGCACCTGCTCTAAAGTTTTAAAAGACGCCCCCTTTTATAAATTCCTTATTTTAGACGGCACGCAAGGGAGTTCTGGGCTCACTCAAGCCAAGATTTTCCATGAGACTTTGGCGCTAGATGGCGTGATCATGACTAAGCTTGATGGCACTTCTAAAGGCGGAGCGATTTTAAGCGTGCTGTATGAGTTGAAATTACCCATTCTTTATTTAGGAATGGGCGAAAAAGAAGACGATTTGATCGCTTTTGATGAAGAACGCTTTATAGAAGATTTGGTTGATGCGGTGTTTGTGGGACAATAA
- a CDS encoding nitronate monooxygenase has protein sequence MVSTLKPLKIGKHTIKFPIFQGGMGVGISWDELAGNAAKEGALGVISAVGTGYYKNMRFVERIVAKKPFEALNFYSKKALNEIFANARKICGNKPLGANILYAINDYGRVLRDSCEAGANIIITGAGLPTNMPEFAKGFSDVALIPIISSAKALKILCKRWSDRYKRIPDAFIVEGPLSGGHQGFKFEDCFKEEFRLENLVPKVVEASKEWGNIPIIAAGGIWDRKDIDTMLSLGASGVQMATRFLGTKECDAKVYADLLPTLKKEDILLIKSPVGYPARAINTGVIKRIEEGNAPKIACVSNCVAPCNRGEEAKKVGYCIADGLGRSYLGNREDGLYFTGANGYRVDKIISVHELIKELTEG, from the coding sequence ATGGTATCAACACTCAAACCGCTAAAAATCGGTAAGCACACCATAAAATTCCCTATCTTTCAAGGGGGAATGGGTGTGGGGATTAGTTGGGATGAACTAGCTGGAAATGCTGCCAAAGAAGGGGCTTTAGGAGTGATTTCAGCCGTAGGGACTGGTTATTATAAAAACATGCGTTTTGTAGAAAGGATTGTGGCTAAAAAACCCTTTGAAGCCTTGAATTTTTACTCTAAAAAAGCGTTGAATGAGATTTTTGCAAACGCTAGGAAGATTTGCGGGAACAAGCCTTTAGGAGCGAATATTTTATACGCTATCAATGACTACGGCCGTGTTTTAAGGGATTCTTGTGAAGCGGGAGCGAATATTATTATTACAGGGGCTGGCTTGCCCACTAACATGCCTGAATTCGCTAAAGGTTTTAGCGATGTGGCGCTCATCCCTATTATTTCTTCAGCGAAGGCTTTAAAAATCCTTTGTAAAAGGTGGAGCGATCGGTATAAAAGAATCCCGGACGCATTCATTGTGGAAGGGCCGTTGAGTGGGGGGCATCAGGGCTTTAAATTCGAAGATTGTTTCAAAGAAGAATTCCGATTAGAAAACTTAGTGCCTAAAGTCGTGGAAGCTTCTAAAGAATGGGGGAATATCCCTATCATCGCTGCTGGGGGGATTTGGGATAGAAAAGATATAGACACCATGCTAAGTCTTGGAGCGAGTGGGGTGCAAATGGCGACTCGTTTTTTAGGCACGAAAGAATGCGACGCTAAAGTGTATGCCGATCTTTTGCCCACGCTCAAAAAAGAAGATATTTTACTCATTAAATCGCCTGTAGGCTATCCGGCTAGGGCTATTAATACTGGGGTGATCAAGCGCATTGAAGAGGGTAACGCGCCCAAAATCGCATGCGTGAGCAATTGTGTAGCGCCTTGTAACAGGGGTGAAGAGGCTAAAAAGGTGGGCTATTGCATCGCTGATGGCTTGGGGCGCAGTTATTTAGGAAACAGAGAAGATGGGCTTTATTTTACTGGGGCTAACGGCTATAGAGTGGATAAAATTATCAGCGTGCATGAATTGATTAAAGAGCTTACAGAGGGTTAA
- the rny gene encoding ribonuclease Y, producing MSSGLIYISLEVLVACLITALIMYYVMKKIYYARGQTILKGASAKAKLMEFQAKSFVEAEEMRMKSQECKLQQQYENKNLQLQTHFEKKEAHLKHLEAQHKEFVRDEKRYLEKEKQELEKERQILEQERENFKKQRAVCKEAQAKALDAMLNYMAYTKDEIKSMVLEQLEEELEAQKSALIKRYEKEAKEEGKKKSYAILAEATARFAGNYAAENLTTRIALPCSDYVGRVIGKDGKNIEAFKKVSGVDIEFSEGSSELYLSSFNLYRREVASETLKILIEDGRIQPNRIEEVYHRVARNMEKELLSEGESVVLELELGAMEDELKILIGKMRYRSSFGQNALQHSKEVALLAGLIAEQLEGDKKLARRAGILHDIGKALTQELGRDHVNLGVEVCKRHKEDPVVINAIYAHHGHEEILSVECASVCAADALSAGRPGARRKSDEEYAKRMQALEEIALEFDGVEKAYAMESGRELRVIVKSNQVRDNQVPIIARKIAKRIEESAQYVGEVGVQVVRENRFKTTATLKQ from the coding sequence ATGAGCAGCGGGTTAATTTACATTTCATTAGAAGTCTTAGTAGCGTGTTTGATTACCGCTTTAATCATGTATTATGTGATGAAAAAGATCTATTACGCTAGAGGGCAAACCATTTTAAAAGGCGCTTCAGCTAAAGCCAAATTAATGGAATTTCAAGCGAAATCTTTTGTGGAAGCTGAAGAGATGCGCATGAAAAGCCAAGAATGCAAATTGCAACAGCAATACGAAAACAAAAATTTGCAACTCCAAACCCATTTTGAAAAAAAAGAAGCGCATTTGAAGCATTTAGAAGCGCAACACAAAGAATTTGTAAGAGATGAAAAACGCTATTTGGAAAAGGAAAAACAAGAGCTTGAAAAAGAACGCCAAATTTTAGAGCAAGAGAGGGAAAATTTTAAAAAACAGCGCGCTGTTTGCAAAGAAGCTCAAGCCAAAGCGCTAGATGCGATGCTCAATTACATGGCTTATACCAAAGATGAAATTAAAAGCATGGTTTTAGAGCAATTAGAAGAAGAATTAGAAGCGCAAAAAAGCGCATTAATCAAGCGTTATGAAAAAGAAGCCAAAGAAGAGGGCAAGAAAAAATCGTATGCCATTTTAGCGGAAGCGACAGCCCGTTTTGCGGGTAATTATGCGGCAGAGAATTTAACGACTCGCATTGCTTTGCCTTGCTCAGATTATGTGGGTCGTGTGATAGGCAAAGACGGAAAAAACATTGAAGCGTTTAAAAAAGTCAGTGGGGTGGATATAGAATTTAGCGAAGGTAGCAGCGAATTGTATTTGTCCAGTTTCAATCTTTATCGGCGTGAAGTAGCGAGCGAAACGCTTAAAATTTTAATAGAAGACGGCCGTATCCAGCCTAACAGGATTGAAGAAGTTTATCATAGAGTCGCGCGCAACATGGAAAAAGAATTGCTTTCTGAAGGGGAGAGCGTGGTGCTAGAATTAGAGCTTGGGGCTATGGAAGATGAGCTTAAAATTTTAATAGGCAAAATGCGTTATCGTTCCAGTTTCGGGCAAAACGCCTTACAGCATTCTAAAGAAGTCGCTCTTTTAGCCGGCTTGATTGCAGAACAGCTTGAGGGGGATAAAAAACTTGCCAGAAGAGCCGGTATTTTGCATGATATTGGTAAAGCGCTCACTCAAGAGCTTGGGAGAGACCATGTGAATTTAGGCGTTGAAGTGTGCAAGCGCCATAAAGAAGACCCAGTTGTGATCAATGCGATTTATGCCCACCATGGGCATGAAGAGATTTTGAGCGTGGAGTGCGCGAGCGTGTGCGCGGCTGATGCGCTTTCAGCAGGGCGTCCTGGGGCTAGGAGAAAGAGCGATGAAGAATACGCTAAACGCATGCAAGCTTTAGAAGAGATCGCGCTAGAATTTGATGGAGTGGAAAAGGCGTATGCGATGGAGAGTGGGCGAGAATTAAGAGTGATTGTCAAATCCAACCAAGTCAGGGACAATCAAGTGCCTATTATTGCCAGAAAGATCGCTAAAAGGATAGAAGAGAGCGCTCAGTATGTGGGCGAAGTGGGTGTGCAAGTGGTGCGAGAAAATCGTTTCAAAACGACCGCTACGCTCAAGCAATGA